A stretch of Odocoileus virginianus isolate 20LAN1187 ecotype Illinois unplaced genomic scaffold, Ovbor_1.2 Unplaced_Scaffold_2, whole genome shotgun sequence DNA encodes these proteins:
- the ARHGAP36 gene encoding rho GTPase-activating protein 36 isoform X1 yields the protein MGGCIPFLKTARTRYPRIMPLLLLLSALIFLVNVLGGAPGHNPNRRAKMISIHSLSELERLKLQETAYHELVARQFLSEFKPERALPTDRPNTLEKWFLILRGQERAVSLKTFGIRLEEVLVNELTRRKQLELRAAMQIEEAAGPATIGRRRGNAVQRMFGRIRRFFSRRRDEPFLPQEFTRRGRRGAVSVDSLAELEDGALLLQTLQLFRISFPIGQRLLGSKRKMSLNPIAKQIPHVVEACCSFIEKHGLSTVGIFTLEYSEKRVRKLREEFDQGLDVVLDDSQNVHDVAALLKEFFRDMKDSLLPDDLYMSFLQTATLKPQDQLSALQLLVYLMPPCHSDTLERLLKVLHKVTENCEDSIGIDGQLVSGNRMTSTNLALVFGSALLKKGASAKRESRKTRLGIDHYVASVSVVRAMIDNWDVLFQVPPHIQKQVAKRVWKSSPEALDFIRRRNLRKIQSARIKMEEDALLSDPVETSAEARAAILGQSKPFDEGQFPAGGQTLAEGQAFAAGESLGEGQGLAGGQVFAEDEPLQDESSDDDMSVNEELVFEYLNQGLVFAELQGLAIPNDLEIQGPHLEGIPELDEDDDDYDDDDSDDNNDNDALNLDDLPLFEDILGADDEIPDLIEIPDFEEIPYFDFIPGPDIVPDVQEVPNLGEYPDHDLGEGQDVEDYQNLNLAEVPYLDAVPNIEEASDPNEIPDEEASDIDEIPDHANDSDNDEDPELGEDPNLDNVLALEEIPNGEALNAEEDPDHQEAPEINGISDSDAEFDYDEVPGVHVVPIPEEAPGVHVVPIPEEAPGGHEVPIPEEAPGGHEIPNHEEAPEINGLSDSEEDPNLEEAPALDDRVPNDEETPATEEIPEINRIAGSEEYSSLEEVPTLHVVTSPEDVPDTDEIQSQEESSGENGILSSEETSDVEEISGREEAAAVYEIQDSEENPNLEEDSVLSVVPEPKDTQIRNEIPVFQKDLGNTSEEDEVNVTAEFEDVSILSTIPDPQPDLAVNLEEIMNMETVPVPYTVDLKEVQNPKTVWFCQEDADVTFLVDITFFKNQSQLGQVMDYRSFLKSLKNNACFRLSMKFCSSEEPAVPPGTARSHDDEEGAGNPLILEQDRPLLRVPREKEAKAGGGYFFP from the exons ATGGGTGGCTGCATTCCTTTTCTGAAGACAGCAAGGACGCGGTACCCCAGAATCATGCCCCTTTTGCTGTTGTTGTCTGCCTTGATTTTTTTAGTGAACGTCCTGGGAGGAGCCCCGGGACACAACCCGAACCGCAGGGCCAAGATGATCTCAATACATAGCCTCTCTGAGCTGGAGCGTCTGAAGCTGCAAGAGACTGCTTACCACGAACTCGTGGCCAGGCAGTTCCTCTCTGAATTCAAACCTGAAAGAG CTCTACCTACTGACCGTCCAAACACCTTGGAGAAGTGGTTTCTGATTCTGAGAGGACAAGAGAGGG CCGTATCCCTCAAGACCTTTGGCATTCGTCTGGAAGAGGTGCTGGTGAACGAGCTTACCCGTCGCAAGCAACTTGAACTGAGAGCCGCGATGCAGATTGAAGAAGCCGCCGGTCCCGCTACAATCGGTCGTCGTCGGGGAAACGCGGTGCAAAGGATGTTTGGCCGCATCCGGCGCTTTTTCAGTCGCCGACGGGATGagcccttcctgccccaggagtTTACTCGCCGTGGGCGTAGA GGCGCAGTTTCTGTGGACAGCCTGGCTGAACTGGAGGATGGGGCCCTGCTACTGCAGACCCTGCAACTTTTCAGGATTTCCTTTCCAATTGGCCAGCGACTTCTGGGATCCAAAAGGAAAATGAGCCTCAACCCGATTGCTAAGCAAATCCCCCATGTTGTTGAGGCTTGCTGCAGCTTCATAGAGAAACATG GCTTAAGCACAGTGGGGATTTTCACCCTGGAATATTCTGAGAAGAGAGTGCGTAAG CTCCGTGAAGAATTTGACCAAGGTCTGGATGTGGTGCTGGATGACTCTCAGAATGTACACGATGTGGCCGCGCTCCTCAAGGAGTTTTTCCGGGACATGAAGGACTCGTTGCTGCCAGATGATCTGTACATGTCCTTCCTCCAGACAGCCA CGCTGAAGCCACAGGATCAGCTTTCTGCCCTGCAGTTGCTGGTTTACCTGATGCCACCTTGCCACAGTGACACCCTCGAGCGTCTGCTGAAGGTCCTGCATAAGGTCACTGAGAACTGCGAGGACTCCATTGGCATTGATGGACAATTG GTTTCAGGCAATCGTATGACGTCCACCAATTTGGCTTTGGTGTTTGGATCTGCTCTCCTGAAGAAGGGGGCATCTGCCAAGAGGGAGTCCAGGAAAACCAGACTGGGGATTGACCACTATGTTGCCTCCGTCAGTGTGGTCCGTGCCATGATTGATAACTGGGATGTCCTCTTCCAG GTGCCTCCCCATATTCAGAAGCAGGTTGCTAAGCGTGTGTGGAAATCCAGCCCTGAAGCCCTTGATTTTATCAGACGCAGGAATTTGAGGAAGATCCA GAGTGCACGGATAAAAATGGAAGAGGATGCTTTACTTTCTGACCCAGTGGAAACCTCTGCTGAAGCCCGGGCTGCTATCCTTGGTCAAAGCAAGCCCTTTGATGAAGGTCAGTTCCCTGCTGGCGGTCAGACCCTTGCTGAAGGTCAGGCCTTTGCTGCAGGTGAGTCCCTTGGTGAAGGTCAGGGCCTTGCTGGAGGCCAGGTCTTTGCTGAAGACGAGCCCCTTCAAGATGAGTCCTCTGACGACGATATGTCAGTCAATGAAGAACTAGTATTTGAATATCTCAATCAAGGATTAGTCTTTGCTGAACTTCAAGGTCTTGCAATTCCAAATGACCTTGAGATTCAAGGTCCGCATCTCGAAGGCATTCCAGAGcttgatgaagatgatgatgattatGATGACGATGACAGTGACGATAACAATGATAATGATGCCCTGAATTTGGATGATCTTCCTCTCTTTGAGGACATTCTAGGTGCTGATGATGAAATTCCAGACCTCATTGAAATTCCAGACTTTGAAGAAATAccatattttgattttattccGGGCCCTGATATAGTTCCAGATGTGCAGGAAGTCCCAAACCTTGGAGAATACCCAGACCATGACCTTGGTGAAGGACAAGATGTTGAAGACTACCAAAACCTCAACCTCGCAGAAGTTCCATATCTTGATGCTGTCCCAAACATTGAAGAAGCCTCAGATCCTAATGAAATCCCAGACGAAGAAGCCTCTGACATTGATGAAATTCCAGACCATGCCAATGACTCCGATAATGATGAAGACCCAGAATTGGGAGAAGACCCCAATCTTGACAATGTTCTAGCCCTTGAGGAAATCCCAAATGGTGAAGCCTTAAATGCTGAAGAAGATCCAGACCACCAAGAAGCCCCAGAAATCAATGGGATTTCAGACTCTGATGCAGAGTTTGATTATGATGAAGTCCCAGGTGTTCATGTGGTCCCAATCCCTGAAGAAGCTCCTGGCGTTCATGTGGTCCCAATCCCTGAAGAAGCCCCTGGTGGTCATGAAGTCCCAATCCCTGAAGAAGCCCCTGGTGGTCATGAAATCCCAAATCATGAAGAAGCCCCAGAGATCAATGGACTCTCAGACTCTGAAGAAGACCCCAATCTTGAAGAGGCTCCAGCTCTTGATGATCGAGTCCCAAATGATGAAGAAACCCCAGCTACTGAAGAAATTCCAGAAATCAATAGAATTGCAGGCTCTGAAGAATACTCCAGTCTTGAAGAGGTCCCCACTCTCCATGTGGTAACAAGCCCCGAAGATGTCCCTGATACTGATGAAATTCAAAGCCAGGAAGAATCCTCAGGTGAAAATGGAATACTGAGCAGTGAAGAAACCTCAGATGTTGAAGAAATCTCTGGGCGCGAAGAAGCTGCTGCTGTCTATGAAATCCAAGACTCGGAAGAAAATCCCAATCTTGAAGAAGACTCAGTTCTCAGTGTGGTTCCAGAGCCTAAGGACACTCAAATTCGCAACGAAATTCCAGTTTTTCAGAAAGACTTAGGCAACACTTCTGAAGAAGATGAGGTTAATGTGACTGCAGAGTTTGAAGATGTTTCCATTCTCAGTACAATTCCAGACCCTCAGCCAGACCTAGCTGTCAATCTTGAAGAAATCATGAATATGGAAACAGTCCCGGTGCCTTACACCGTTGACTTGAAAGAAGTTCAGAATCCAAAGACCGTCTGGTTTTGCCAGGAAGATGCAGATGTTACATTTCTTGTAGATATCACCTTCTTTAAGAACCAGTCTCAGCTTGGCCAAGTCATGGACTACAGGTCCTTCTTGAAGTCACTGAAGAACAACGCCTGCTTTCGCCTCTCCATGAAGTTCT GTTCCTCTGAGGAGCCAGCTGTGCCTCCAGGCACTGCCCGTTCCCATGACGATGAGGAAGGAGCGGGTAACCCCCTCATTCTGGAGCAAGACCGCCCATTGCTCCGTGTGCCCCGGGAGAAGGAGGCCAAAGCTGGCGGCGGCTACTTCTTTCCTtag
- the ARHGAP36 gene encoding rho GTPase-activating protein 36 isoform X4, with protein MAWMLDCLFASAFEPRPRRVNVLGGAPGHNPNRRAKMISIHSLSELERLKLQETAYHELVARQFLSEFKPERALPTDRPNTLEKWFLILRGQERAVSLKTFGIRLEEVLVNELTRRKQLELRAAMQIEEAAGPATIGRRRGNAVQRMFGRIRRFFSRRRDEPFLPQEFTRRGRRGAVSVDSLAELEDGALLLQTLQLFRISFPIGQRLLGSKRKMSLNPIAKQIPHVVEACCSFIEKHGLSTVGIFTLEYSEKRVRKLREEFDQGLDVVLDDSQNVHDVAALLKEFFRDMKDSLLPDDLYMSFLQTATLKPQDQLSALQLLVYLMPPCHSDTLERLLKVLHKVTENCEDSIGIDGQLVSGNRMTSTNLALVFGSALLKKGASAKRESRKTRLGIDHYVASVSVVRAMIDNWDVLFQVPPHIQKQVAKRVWKSSPEALDFIRRRNLRKIQSARIKMEEDALLSDPVETSAEARAAILGQSKPFDEGSSEEPAVPPGTARSHDDEEGAGNPLILEQDRPLLRVPREKEAKAGGGYFFP; from the exons TGAACGTCCTGGGAGGAGCCCCGGGACACAACCCGAACCGCAGGGCCAAGATGATCTCAATACATAGCCTCTCTGAGCTGGAGCGTCTGAAGCTGCAAGAGACTGCTTACCACGAACTCGTGGCCAGGCAGTTCCTCTCTGAATTCAAACCTGAAAGAG CTCTACCTACTGACCGTCCAAACACCTTGGAGAAGTGGTTTCTGATTCTGAGAGGACAAGAGAGGG CCGTATCCCTCAAGACCTTTGGCATTCGTCTGGAAGAGGTGCTGGTGAACGAGCTTACCCGTCGCAAGCAACTTGAACTGAGAGCCGCGATGCAGATTGAAGAAGCCGCCGGTCCCGCTACAATCGGTCGTCGTCGGGGAAACGCGGTGCAAAGGATGTTTGGCCGCATCCGGCGCTTTTTCAGTCGCCGACGGGATGagcccttcctgccccaggagtTTACTCGCCGTGGGCGTAGA GGCGCAGTTTCTGTGGACAGCCTGGCTGAACTGGAGGATGGGGCCCTGCTACTGCAGACCCTGCAACTTTTCAGGATTTCCTTTCCAATTGGCCAGCGACTTCTGGGATCCAAAAGGAAAATGAGCCTCAACCCGATTGCTAAGCAAATCCCCCATGTTGTTGAGGCTTGCTGCAGCTTCATAGAGAAACATG GCTTAAGCACAGTGGGGATTTTCACCCTGGAATATTCTGAGAAGAGAGTGCGTAAG CTCCGTGAAGAATTTGACCAAGGTCTGGATGTGGTGCTGGATGACTCTCAGAATGTACACGATGTGGCCGCGCTCCTCAAGGAGTTTTTCCGGGACATGAAGGACTCGTTGCTGCCAGATGATCTGTACATGTCCTTCCTCCAGACAGCCA CGCTGAAGCCACAGGATCAGCTTTCTGCCCTGCAGTTGCTGGTTTACCTGATGCCACCTTGCCACAGTGACACCCTCGAGCGTCTGCTGAAGGTCCTGCATAAGGTCACTGAGAACTGCGAGGACTCCATTGGCATTGATGGACAATTG GTTTCAGGCAATCGTATGACGTCCACCAATTTGGCTTTGGTGTTTGGATCTGCTCTCCTGAAGAAGGGGGCATCTGCCAAGAGGGAGTCCAGGAAAACCAGACTGGGGATTGACCACTATGTTGCCTCCGTCAGTGTGGTCCGTGCCATGATTGATAACTGGGATGTCCTCTTCCAG GTGCCTCCCCATATTCAGAAGCAGGTTGCTAAGCGTGTGTGGAAATCCAGCCCTGAAGCCCTTGATTTTATCAGACGCAGGAATTTGAGGAAGATCCA GAGTGCACGGATAAAAATGGAAGAGGATGCTTTACTTTCTGACCCAGTGGAAACCTCTGCTGAAGCCCGGGCTGCTATCCTTGGTCAAAGCAAGCCCTTTGATGAAG GTTCCTCTGAGGAGCCAGCTGTGCCTCCAGGCACTGCCCGTTCCCATGACGATGAGGAAGGAGCGGGTAACCCCCTCATTCTGGAGCAAGACCGCCCATTGCTCCGTGTGCCCCGGGAGAAGGAGGCCAAAGCTGGCGGCGGCTACTTCTTTCCTtag
- the ARHGAP36 gene encoding rho GTPase-activating protein 36 isoform X2: protein MAWMLDCLFASAFEPRPRRVNVLGGAPGHNPNRRAKMISIHSLSELERLKLQETAYHELVARQFLSEFKPERALPTDRPNTLEKWFLILRGQERAVSLKTFGIRLEEVLVNELTRRKQLELRAAMQIEEAAGPATIGRRRGNAVQRMFGRIRRFFSRRRDEPFLPQEFTRRGRRGAVSVDSLAELEDGALLLQTLQLFRISFPIGQRLLGSKRKMSLNPIAKQIPHVVEACCSFIEKHGLSTVGIFTLEYSEKRVRKLREEFDQGLDVVLDDSQNVHDVAALLKEFFRDMKDSLLPDDLYMSFLQTATLKPQDQLSALQLLVYLMPPCHSDTLERLLKVLHKVTENCEDSIGIDGQLVSGNRMTSTNLALVFGSALLKKGASAKRESRKTRLGIDHYVASVSVVRAMIDNWDVLFQVPPHIQKQVAKRVWKSSPEALDFIRRRNLRKIQSARIKMEEDALLSDPVETSAEARAAILGQSKPFDEGQFPAGGQTLAEGQAFAAGESLGEGQGLAGGQVFAEDEPLQDESSDDDMSVNEELVFEYLNQGLVFAELQGLAIPNDLEIQGPHLEGIPELDEDDDDYDDDDSDDNNDNDALNLDDLPLFEDILGADDEIPDLIEIPDFEEIPYFDFIPGPDIVPDVQEVPNLGEYPDHDLGEGQDVEDYQNLNLAEVPYLDAVPNIEEASDPNEIPDEEASDIDEIPDHANDSDNDEDPELGEDPNLDNVLALEEIPNGEALNAEEDPDHQEAPEINGISDSDAEFDYDEVPGVHVVPIPEEAPGVHVVPIPEEAPGGHEVPIPEEAPGGHEIPNHEEAPEINGLSDSEEDPNLEEAPALDDRVPNDEETPATEEIPEINRIAGSEEYSSLEEVPTLHVVTSPEDVPDTDEIQSQEESSGENGILSSEETSDVEEISGREEAAAVYEIQDSEENPNLEEDSVLSVVPEPKDTQIRNEIPVFQKDLGNTSEEDEVNVTAEFEDVSILSTIPDPQPDLAVNLEEIMNMETVPVPYTVDLKEVQNPKTVWFCQEDADVTFLVDITFFKNQSQLGQVMDYRSFLKSLKNNACFRLSMKFCSSEEPAVPPGTARSHDDEEGAGNPLILEQDRPLLRVPREKEAKAGGGYFFP, encoded by the exons TGAACGTCCTGGGAGGAGCCCCGGGACACAACCCGAACCGCAGGGCCAAGATGATCTCAATACATAGCCTCTCTGAGCTGGAGCGTCTGAAGCTGCAAGAGACTGCTTACCACGAACTCGTGGCCAGGCAGTTCCTCTCTGAATTCAAACCTGAAAGAG CTCTACCTACTGACCGTCCAAACACCTTGGAGAAGTGGTTTCTGATTCTGAGAGGACAAGAGAGGG CCGTATCCCTCAAGACCTTTGGCATTCGTCTGGAAGAGGTGCTGGTGAACGAGCTTACCCGTCGCAAGCAACTTGAACTGAGAGCCGCGATGCAGATTGAAGAAGCCGCCGGTCCCGCTACAATCGGTCGTCGTCGGGGAAACGCGGTGCAAAGGATGTTTGGCCGCATCCGGCGCTTTTTCAGTCGCCGACGGGATGagcccttcctgccccaggagtTTACTCGCCGTGGGCGTAGA GGCGCAGTTTCTGTGGACAGCCTGGCTGAACTGGAGGATGGGGCCCTGCTACTGCAGACCCTGCAACTTTTCAGGATTTCCTTTCCAATTGGCCAGCGACTTCTGGGATCCAAAAGGAAAATGAGCCTCAACCCGATTGCTAAGCAAATCCCCCATGTTGTTGAGGCTTGCTGCAGCTTCATAGAGAAACATG GCTTAAGCACAGTGGGGATTTTCACCCTGGAATATTCTGAGAAGAGAGTGCGTAAG CTCCGTGAAGAATTTGACCAAGGTCTGGATGTGGTGCTGGATGACTCTCAGAATGTACACGATGTGGCCGCGCTCCTCAAGGAGTTTTTCCGGGACATGAAGGACTCGTTGCTGCCAGATGATCTGTACATGTCCTTCCTCCAGACAGCCA CGCTGAAGCCACAGGATCAGCTTTCTGCCCTGCAGTTGCTGGTTTACCTGATGCCACCTTGCCACAGTGACACCCTCGAGCGTCTGCTGAAGGTCCTGCATAAGGTCACTGAGAACTGCGAGGACTCCATTGGCATTGATGGACAATTG GTTTCAGGCAATCGTATGACGTCCACCAATTTGGCTTTGGTGTTTGGATCTGCTCTCCTGAAGAAGGGGGCATCTGCCAAGAGGGAGTCCAGGAAAACCAGACTGGGGATTGACCACTATGTTGCCTCCGTCAGTGTGGTCCGTGCCATGATTGATAACTGGGATGTCCTCTTCCAG GTGCCTCCCCATATTCAGAAGCAGGTTGCTAAGCGTGTGTGGAAATCCAGCCCTGAAGCCCTTGATTTTATCAGACGCAGGAATTTGAGGAAGATCCA GAGTGCACGGATAAAAATGGAAGAGGATGCTTTACTTTCTGACCCAGTGGAAACCTCTGCTGAAGCCCGGGCTGCTATCCTTGGTCAAAGCAAGCCCTTTGATGAAGGTCAGTTCCCTGCTGGCGGTCAGACCCTTGCTGAAGGTCAGGCCTTTGCTGCAGGTGAGTCCCTTGGTGAAGGTCAGGGCCTTGCTGGAGGCCAGGTCTTTGCTGAAGACGAGCCCCTTCAAGATGAGTCCTCTGACGACGATATGTCAGTCAATGAAGAACTAGTATTTGAATATCTCAATCAAGGATTAGTCTTTGCTGAACTTCAAGGTCTTGCAATTCCAAATGACCTTGAGATTCAAGGTCCGCATCTCGAAGGCATTCCAGAGcttgatgaagatgatgatgattatGATGACGATGACAGTGACGATAACAATGATAATGATGCCCTGAATTTGGATGATCTTCCTCTCTTTGAGGACATTCTAGGTGCTGATGATGAAATTCCAGACCTCATTGAAATTCCAGACTTTGAAGAAATAccatattttgattttattccGGGCCCTGATATAGTTCCAGATGTGCAGGAAGTCCCAAACCTTGGAGAATACCCAGACCATGACCTTGGTGAAGGACAAGATGTTGAAGACTACCAAAACCTCAACCTCGCAGAAGTTCCATATCTTGATGCTGTCCCAAACATTGAAGAAGCCTCAGATCCTAATGAAATCCCAGACGAAGAAGCCTCTGACATTGATGAAATTCCAGACCATGCCAATGACTCCGATAATGATGAAGACCCAGAATTGGGAGAAGACCCCAATCTTGACAATGTTCTAGCCCTTGAGGAAATCCCAAATGGTGAAGCCTTAAATGCTGAAGAAGATCCAGACCACCAAGAAGCCCCAGAAATCAATGGGATTTCAGACTCTGATGCAGAGTTTGATTATGATGAAGTCCCAGGTGTTCATGTGGTCCCAATCCCTGAAGAAGCTCCTGGCGTTCATGTGGTCCCAATCCCTGAAGAAGCCCCTGGTGGTCATGAAGTCCCAATCCCTGAAGAAGCCCCTGGTGGTCATGAAATCCCAAATCATGAAGAAGCCCCAGAGATCAATGGACTCTCAGACTCTGAAGAAGACCCCAATCTTGAAGAGGCTCCAGCTCTTGATGATCGAGTCCCAAATGATGAAGAAACCCCAGCTACTGAAGAAATTCCAGAAATCAATAGAATTGCAGGCTCTGAAGAATACTCCAGTCTTGAAGAGGTCCCCACTCTCCATGTGGTAACAAGCCCCGAAGATGTCCCTGATACTGATGAAATTCAAAGCCAGGAAGAATCCTCAGGTGAAAATGGAATACTGAGCAGTGAAGAAACCTCAGATGTTGAAGAAATCTCTGGGCGCGAAGAAGCTGCTGCTGTCTATGAAATCCAAGACTCGGAAGAAAATCCCAATCTTGAAGAAGACTCAGTTCTCAGTGTGGTTCCAGAGCCTAAGGACACTCAAATTCGCAACGAAATTCCAGTTTTTCAGAAAGACTTAGGCAACACTTCTGAAGAAGATGAGGTTAATGTGACTGCAGAGTTTGAAGATGTTTCCATTCTCAGTACAATTCCAGACCCTCAGCCAGACCTAGCTGTCAATCTTGAAGAAATCATGAATATGGAAACAGTCCCGGTGCCTTACACCGTTGACTTGAAAGAAGTTCAGAATCCAAAGACCGTCTGGTTTTGCCAGGAAGATGCAGATGTTACATTTCTTGTAGATATCACCTTCTTTAAGAACCAGTCTCAGCTTGGCCAAGTCATGGACTACAGGTCCTTCTTGAAGTCACTGAAGAACAACGCCTGCTTTCGCCTCTCCATGAAGTTCT GTTCCTCTGAGGAGCCAGCTGTGCCTCCAGGCACTGCCCGTTCCCATGACGATGAGGAAGGAGCGGGTAACCCCCTCATTCTGGAGCAAGACCGCCCATTGCTCCGTGTGCCCCGGGAGAAGGAGGCCAAAGCTGGCGGCGGCTACTTCTTTCCTtag
- the LOC110134963 gene encoding acylphosphatase-1, protein MSMAEGDTLISVDYEIFGKVQGVFFRKYTQAEGKKLGLVGWVQNTDQGTVQGQLQGPTSKVRHMQEWLETKGSPKSHIDRASFHNEKVILKLDYADFQIVK, encoded by the coding sequence ATGAGCATGGCAGAAGGGGATACCCTGATATCAGTGGATTATGAAATTTTTGGAAAGGTGCAAGGAGTGTTTTTCCGCAAGTACACTCAGGCTGAGGGTAAAAAGCTTGGATTAGTAGGCTGGGTCCAGAACACTGACCAGGGCACAGTGCAAGGACAATTGCAAGGGCCCACCTCCAAAGTACGTCATATGCAGGAATGGCTTGAGACAAAAGGAAGTCCCAAATCGCACATCGACAGAGCAAGCTTCCACAATGAGAAGGTCATCTTAAAGCTGGACTATGCAGATTTCCAAATTGTGAAATAA
- the ARHGAP36 gene encoding rho GTPase-activating protein 36 isoform X3, giving the protein MGGCIPFLKTARTRYPRIMPLLLLLSALIFLVNVLGGAPGHNPNRRAKMISIHSLSELERLKLQETAYHELVARQFLSEFKPERALPTDRPNTLEKWFLILRGQERAVSLKTFGIRLEEVLVNELTRRKQLELRAAMQIEEAAGPATIGRRRGNAVQRMFGRIRRFFSRRRDEPFLPQEFTRRGRRGAVSVDSLAELEDGALLLQTLQLFRISFPIGQRLLGSKRKMSLNPIAKQIPHVVEACCSFIEKHGLSTVGIFTLEYSEKRVRKLREEFDQGLDVVLDDSQNVHDVAALLKEFFRDMKDSLLPDDLYMSFLQTATLKPQDQLSALQLLVYLMPPCHSDTLERLLKVLHKVTENCEDSIGIDGQLVSGNRMTSTNLALVFGSALLKKGASAKRESRKTRLGIDHYVASVSVVRAMIDNWDVLFQVPPHIQKQVAKRVWKSSPEALDFIRRRNLRKIQSARIKMEEDALLSDPVETSAEARAAILGQSKPFDEGSSEEPAVPPGTARSHDDEEGAGNPLILEQDRPLLRVPREKEAKAGGGYFFP; this is encoded by the exons ATGGGTGGCTGCATTCCTTTTCTGAAGACAGCAAGGACGCGGTACCCCAGAATCATGCCCCTTTTGCTGTTGTTGTCTGCCTTGATTTTTTTAGTGAACGTCCTGGGAGGAGCCCCGGGACACAACCCGAACCGCAGGGCCAAGATGATCTCAATACATAGCCTCTCTGAGCTGGAGCGTCTGAAGCTGCAAGAGACTGCTTACCACGAACTCGTGGCCAGGCAGTTCCTCTCTGAATTCAAACCTGAAAGAG CTCTACCTACTGACCGTCCAAACACCTTGGAGAAGTGGTTTCTGATTCTGAGAGGACAAGAGAGGG CCGTATCCCTCAAGACCTTTGGCATTCGTCTGGAAGAGGTGCTGGTGAACGAGCTTACCCGTCGCAAGCAACTTGAACTGAGAGCCGCGATGCAGATTGAAGAAGCCGCCGGTCCCGCTACAATCGGTCGTCGTCGGGGAAACGCGGTGCAAAGGATGTTTGGCCGCATCCGGCGCTTTTTCAGTCGCCGACGGGATGagcccttcctgccccaggagtTTACTCGCCGTGGGCGTAGA GGCGCAGTTTCTGTGGACAGCCTGGCTGAACTGGAGGATGGGGCCCTGCTACTGCAGACCCTGCAACTTTTCAGGATTTCCTTTCCAATTGGCCAGCGACTTCTGGGATCCAAAAGGAAAATGAGCCTCAACCCGATTGCTAAGCAAATCCCCCATGTTGTTGAGGCTTGCTGCAGCTTCATAGAGAAACATG GCTTAAGCACAGTGGGGATTTTCACCCTGGAATATTCTGAGAAGAGAGTGCGTAAG CTCCGTGAAGAATTTGACCAAGGTCTGGATGTGGTGCTGGATGACTCTCAGAATGTACACGATGTGGCCGCGCTCCTCAAGGAGTTTTTCCGGGACATGAAGGACTCGTTGCTGCCAGATGATCTGTACATGTCCTTCCTCCAGACAGCCA CGCTGAAGCCACAGGATCAGCTTTCTGCCCTGCAGTTGCTGGTTTACCTGATGCCACCTTGCCACAGTGACACCCTCGAGCGTCTGCTGAAGGTCCTGCATAAGGTCACTGAGAACTGCGAGGACTCCATTGGCATTGATGGACAATTG GTTTCAGGCAATCGTATGACGTCCACCAATTTGGCTTTGGTGTTTGGATCTGCTCTCCTGAAGAAGGGGGCATCTGCCAAGAGGGAGTCCAGGAAAACCAGACTGGGGATTGACCACTATGTTGCCTCCGTCAGTGTGGTCCGTGCCATGATTGATAACTGGGATGTCCTCTTCCAG GTGCCTCCCCATATTCAGAAGCAGGTTGCTAAGCGTGTGTGGAAATCCAGCCCTGAAGCCCTTGATTTTATCAGACGCAGGAATTTGAGGAAGATCCA GAGTGCACGGATAAAAATGGAAGAGGATGCTTTACTTTCTGACCCAGTGGAAACCTCTGCTGAAGCCCGGGCTGCTATCCTTGGTCAAAGCAAGCCCTTTGATGAAG GTTCCTCTGAGGAGCCAGCTGTGCCTCCAGGCACTGCCCGTTCCCATGACGATGAGGAAGGAGCGGGTAACCCCCTCATTCTGGAGCAAGACCGCCCATTGCTCCGTGTGCCCCGGGAGAAGGAGGCCAAAGCTGGCGGCGGCTACTTCTTTCCTtag